The Paenibacillus macerans genome includes a window with the following:
- a CDS encoding ArsR/SmtB family transcription factor, giving the protein MIRELPVISKADETVDFAKYEAKFKALADQKRLQIMYELTQKGSVCVCDLMDIVDMPQSKLSYHLKILFEAGLITRETKGTWSYYELNHAEVNRLLSPELCCVFRKADKQPGGCCS; this is encoded by the coding sequence ATGATAAGAGAGCTGCCCGTCATTTCGAAGGCGGATGAAACGGTTGATTTTGCAAAATATGAAGCTAAGTTCAAGGCGCTGGCCGATCAAAAACGCCTGCAAATTATGTATGAACTGACGCAAAAAGGAAGTGTGTGCGTTTGCGATTTAATGGATATCGTGGATATGCCGCAATCGAAACTTTCGTATCACTTAAAGATTCTGTTTGAAGCCGGATTAATCACCAGAGAGACAAAGGGCACATGGAGCTATTATGAATTAAACCATGCCGAAGTCAACCGGCTGCTGTCTCCGGAGCTATGCTGTGTTTTTCGAAAGGCAGACAAACAACCTGGCGGATGCTGTTCATGA